A genomic segment from Limosilactobacillus sp. encodes:
- a CDS encoding NTP transferase domain-containing protein yields the protein MPLIDNAIIMAAGKGTRMRPLTYQTPKPLIEVNGKPMIESVIDGLHQNGIKDITVVIGYLGEHFSYLTDKYAGLKLINNPYYDQYNNISSLYVARNELKNTVILDGDQVITNPQILDRHFEHSGYAGVKINQWSDEWIMHVDDENKIISCSRDGDDQGWRLYSLSKWRAVDSERLKRLLTHEFEDLHHYDLYWDDVAMFKYFDQFELAMMPIKRNDIIEIDSLDQLKEVERRLKG from the coding sequence ATGCCACTAATTGATAATGCCATTATTATGGCGGCGGGAAAGGGAACCCGGATGCGTCCGCTGACTTACCAGACGCCAAAGCCCCTGATTGAAGTTAACGGGAAGCCGATGATTGAGTCGGTGATTGATGGCTTGCATCAGAACGGCATCAAAGACATCACGGTTGTCATTGGCTACCTCGGGGAACATTTTAGCTACTTGACTGACAAGTATGCGGGATTAAAGTTGATCAACAATCCATACTATGATCAGTACAACAACATCTCCTCGCTTTACGTTGCCCGGAACGAATTGAAGAACACGGTGATTTTAGATGGTGACCAAGTGATCACCAATCCTCAGATCTTAGACCGTCATTTTGAACATTCAGGTTATGCCGGAGTAAAAATCAATCAATGGTCTGACGAATGGATTATGCACGTCGATGATGAGAATAAAATCATTTCCTGCAGCCGCGATGGTGACGATCAGGGGTGGCGGCTCTACAGCCTGTCCAAGTGGCGTGCAGTAGATAGTGAGCGACTGAAACGACTGCTTACCCACGAATTTGAGGACCTCCATCACTATGATCTGTACTGGGACGACGTTGCTATGTTTAAGTACTTTGACCAGTTTGAACTTGCGATGATGCCAATTAAGAGAAACGATATCATCGAGATTGACAGCCTAGATCAACTAAAGGAAGTTGAGCGGCGTCTGAAAGGATAA
- a CDS encoding phosphotransferase has product MNSQLLKVFKLKAQKPQSTQRTLAAETNFSLGKINQSLDELKKQGLLDESSQVSLQGKKYIDTHHPQRAVILAAGYGMRMVPINTEEPKGLLEVQGEPLIERLIKQLRAINVNDIQVVVGFMKEHYEYLIDKYNVKLLVNSHYSDWNNLYSLYLAKSQFANGYVVPSDVWFKDNPFSSIEDESWYSFSTQTTDQSMWRVNAKNRVVRTKQPGNRMIGVAYLNQEDADRLADRLNQRVDKHEGLSEFWESALIQGNRFALSGKLISSDRYAEINSYEELRDLDGSSDHLKNDAIDVITKALNVSNDEIHNIRVLKKGMTNRSFIFECHDRHYIMRIPGAGTAKLIDRQGEYDVYQQVKDLPYVEQTLYLNPENGYKLTRFIEHSHNCDANNWEEVGRCMQLLKKMHASHLQVNHEFNLYKQIALYEQLRNGASAYRDYDQVHANIMRLRKFIDRQDKEWTLCHIDANPDNFVFDDQEDLYLIDWEYAGMQDAHVDIAMFAIYAMYDQKQVDRLIDAYFGHAISQQVRYKIYAYIAICGLLWSNWCEYKQSLGLDFGEYSLAQYRYAKEYSRKVLSYLKGEKDATN; this is encoded by the coding sequence ATGAACAGTCAATTACTTAAAGTATTCAAGCTCAAGGCCCAAAAGCCACAGAGCACCCAGCGAACTTTAGCTGCTGAGACAAACTTTTCACTCGGCAAAATTAACCAGTCCCTGGACGAGTTGAAGAAGCAGGGCCTGTTAGACGAGAGCAGTCAGGTAAGCTTGCAGGGCAAAAAATATATCGACACTCACCATCCCCAACGTGCGGTGATCCTAGCTGCTGGCTACGGGATGCGGATGGTTCCAATTAACACCGAGGAGCCAAAGGGACTGCTAGAGGTGCAGGGTGAGCCTCTGATTGAACGGCTTATCAAGCAGCTTCGTGCCATCAATGTTAACGATATTCAAGTCGTTGTCGGTTTCATGAAGGAGCACTATGAATACTTGATCGACAAGTACAACGTTAAGCTCCTTGTTAATTCCCACTACTCCGATTGGAATAATTTATATTCACTCTACCTGGCAAAAAGTCAGTTTGCAAATGGCTATGTGGTACCGTCGGATGTCTGGTTTAAGGACAATCCATTCTCGAGCATTGAAGATGAATCCTGGTACTCATTCAGCACTCAAACGACAGACCAGTCCATGTGGCGGGTAAACGCCAAGAATCGGGTTGTAAGGACGAAGCAACCCGGAAATAGAATGATCGGGGTTGCCTACCTTAACCAAGAAGACGCTGACCGCCTTGCCGATCGCTTAAACCAACGTGTTGACAAGCACGAAGGCCTCAGCGAATTCTGGGAGTCGGCTTTGATTCAAGGTAACCGGTTTGCTCTCAGTGGTAAACTGATTTCTAGCGATCGATACGCGGAAATTAACTCCTACGAGGAGCTCCGTGATCTGGATGGCAGTTCTGACCACTTGAAAAACGACGCGATTGATGTCATTACAAAGGCATTGAACGTCTCCAACGATGAAATTCACAATATTCGCGTGCTGAAGAAGGGGATGACTAATCGCTCCTTCATCTTTGAGTGTCACGATCGGCATTACATTATGCGAATCCCCGGTGCCGGCACGGCAAAGCTAATTGACCGCCAGGGTGAATATGACGTTTACCAGCAGGTGAAGGATCTGCCATATGTAGAGCAAACACTATACTTGAATCCAGAGAATGGGTACAAATTAACCCGCTTCATCGAGCATTCACATAACTGTGATGCTAATAATTGGGAAGAGGTTGGTCGGTGTATGCAACTCCTGAAGAAGATGCACGCCAGCCATCTACAGGTTAACCATGAATTTAACCTGTATAAGCAGATTGCGCTTTATGAACAGTTGCGCAACGGTGCATCTGCCTACCGCGACTACGACCAGGTGCACGCCAATATTATGCGTTTGCGAAAGTTCATCGATCGCCAGGACAAGGAGTGGACGCTCTGCCACATTGACGCCAATCCAGATAACTTCGTCTTTGATGATCAAGAGGATCTGTATTTGATCGACTGGGAGTATGCCGGAATGCAGGATGCCCACGTCGATATCGCAATGTTTGCCATCTATGCAATGTATGATCAAAAACAGGTTGACCGCCTAATCGATGCCTACTTCGGTCATGCCATCAGCCAGCAGGTTCGCTACAAGATCTATGCTTACATTGCCATTTGTGGGCTCTTGTGGAGCAACTGGTGTGAGTATAAGCAGTCACTGGGCCTGGACTTTGGCGAATATTCGCTTGCCCAGTATCGATACGCGAAGGAGTACAGCCGCAAGGTTCTTAGCTACTTAAAAGGAGAGAAAGATGCCACTAATTGA
- a CDS encoding glycosyltransferase encodes MKKLLIVGDFISGSGLTQVIFNVFSRFPAEQFKIQAVGYGQDPSQYTDKKCTELGWPLHRVIPVTKNPVEHWRWWKQYFKQHSYDIAYFNYSSSWNYLPVVYAKRYGHVPTIVCHSHNAYFSHEFSNPVLMRALTALNNNGKKIFNHYANVKVATSDEAASWMFGEENTKDVYISVNGLDLPKFQYDKQKRSHIRNRLDLADQIKLIGFVGVLQERKNPLFALEVFAKYHEINSDSKFVMLGKGPLKESIDNRIKELGLADDVIQIDFAPNVNEWYSAMDAFLFPSKYEGFGLVALEAQISNLPVLASNTNIEKIFATKNIKKMNNLDPISWGKELATMLDHSPDRNHLDPALQEFSVDFQSEKLQQLLV; translated from the coding sequence ATGAAAAAACTACTGATTGTTGGCGACTTCATTAGCGGCAGTGGATTAACTCAGGTGATTTTCAACGTATTTAGCCGCTTTCCGGCTGAGCAGTTTAAGATTCAAGCAGTTGGCTATGGACAGGATCCTAGTCAATATACGGATAAAAAGTGTACTGAGCTTGGGTGGCCTTTACACCGAGTGATTCCAGTTACGAAAAATCCAGTTGAGCACTGGCGTTGGTGGAAGCAATACTTTAAGCAGCATAGCTATGACATCGCCTATTTCAATTACTCCTCTTCCTGGAATTACTTACCAGTGGTTTATGCTAAACGTTATGGGCACGTTCCAACTATTGTTTGCCATTCCCATAACGCGTATTTCAGTCATGAATTTTCTAATCCAGTTCTGATGAGAGCATTAACCGCGTTGAATAACAATGGTAAGAAAATTTTTAATCATTATGCCAATGTCAAGGTGGCAACATCCGATGAAGCCGCGTCTTGGATGTTTGGTGAAGAAAATACAAAAGATGTTTACATTAGTGTGAATGGGCTTGACCTTCCTAAGTTTCAATATGATAAGCAGAAGCGTTCGCATATTCGAAATAGGCTTGACTTAGCTGATCAGATCAAACTAATTGGCTTTGTGGGCGTTTTGCAGGAGCGGAAAAATCCACTTTTTGCTTTAGAAGTTTTTGCAAAGTACCATGAAATTAATTCGGATAGTAAGTTTGTAATGTTAGGGAAGGGGCCGCTAAAAGAAAGCATTGATAATAGAATCAAAGAATTGGGATTAGCTGATGATGTGATTCAAATCGATTTTGCTCCTAATGTTAATGAGTGGTATTCTGCCATGGATGCCTTCCTGTTTCCAAGCAAATATGAAGGATTTGGTTTAGTTGCTCTGGAAGCCCAAATCAGCAATTTGCCCGTGTTAGCATCGAATACCAATATAGAGAAGATTTTTGCTACCAAAAATATTAAAAAGATGAATAATTTGGATCCGATAAGTTGGGGAAAAGAGTTAGCAACAATGCTAGATCATTCTCCAGATCGGAACCATTTAGACCCAGCTTTACAAGAATTTAGTGTTGATTTTCAGTCCGAGAAACTTCAGCAGTTATTAGTATAA
- a CDS encoding beta-1,6-N-acetylglucosaminyltransferase encodes MQAVLIIAHKDIDQVVELSQKLSPTFKVIIHFDKKAMVTDQQKEELRKIGVQFFSKISVHWGGWSIGQAAVELMKKAMEDPNITYVHLISGQDWPLKPVSSIYDFFENNNKIYLRYYKAKDYHKGHDNIIHWQQFYYHYDLINRRSFFGKVYNRLSTWAQTILGVNKFRRLEIDLEIYSGANWCDLPRDVVEYCLDYFDHHANLRKMLQTGCFSDEFWVQTIICNAPQYKSRLVDNYYRFVKWEHVHNSFPAILDERYYDEIKQSDAMFGRKFESPYSDKLKELLP; translated from the coding sequence ATGCAAGCAGTATTAATTATTGCTCATAAAGATATTGACCAGGTGGTTGAGCTTTCTCAAAAGCTTTCCCCAACTTTTAAGGTCATTATTCATTTTGACAAAAAAGCAATGGTTACTGACCAGCAAAAGGAAGAATTGCGGAAAATAGGGGTGCAATTCTTTTCCAAAATCAGTGTTCACTGGGGAGGATGGTCAATTGGTCAAGCTGCGGTTGAGTTGATGAAAAAGGCAATGGAAGATCCAAACATTACCTACGTTCATCTAATTTCAGGTCAAGACTGGCCACTCAAACCAGTATCTTCAATTTATGATTTTTTTGAAAATAATAATAAAATCTACCTACGTTATTACAAAGCTAAGGACTATCATAAGGGTCATGACAACATTATTCACTGGCAGCAATTTTATTACCACTATGATCTTATTAATCGACGTTCATTCTTTGGGAAAGTCTATAATCGGTTAAGCACATGGGCACAGACTATTTTAGGTGTTAATAAATTTAGGCGGTTAGAGATCGATTTAGAAATTTATAGTGGTGCTAATTGGTGTGATTTACCGCGTGATGTTGTGGAATATTGTCTTGATTACTTTGACCACCATGCTAATCTCCGCAAAATGTTGCAAACTGGCTGCTTTTCTGACGAATTTTGGGTACAAACAATAATTTGCAATGCCCCACAATATAAATCGAGATTAGTTGACAACTATTACCGCTTTGTTAAGTGGGAACACGTTCATAACAGTTTTCCCGCAATATTGGATGAACGCTACTATGATGAAATCAAACAAAGTGATGCAATGTTTGGCCGTAAATTTGAAAGTCCATATTCGGATAAGCTAAAGGAATTATTACCGTAG
- a CDS encoding LicD family protein — MKQLSRQDIRQRLLDILLNFYDFCHQNGLNPYLCAGTLLGAVRHGGFIPWDDDIDTCLDRVSYEKLMRIAKKGDTFNGHYKIVDFRFENSSYPFIKIVDLETKMSQEFENDEADYLWIDVFPMDGLPADVNKQKRLYRRVTFVREVQMLSFAKANGRTLVKKLVKPLIIPLAKIYGLKRANKRLNKLAQTYDYRQTGWIGDVLWGEFGKETLSVKEYFQSTTMSFEGHKFETMACWDKYLTMLYGIDYMAIPPKSKRVDHRLTAWLR, encoded by the coding sequence ATGAAACAATTATCACGTCAAGATATACGACAACGATTATTAGACATTCTCTTGAATTTTTATGATTTTTGCCATCAAAACGGATTAAATCCGTATTTATGCGCGGGGACTTTATTAGGAGCCGTGCGGCATGGAGGCTTTATTCCATGGGATGATGACATTGATACCTGCCTAGATCGAGTAAGCTACGAGAAATTAATGCGGATTGCGAAAAAGGGCGATACGTTCAATGGGCATTACAAGATTGTTGATTTTCGTTTTGAAAATTCCAGTTACCCTTTTATTAAAATTGTTGATTTAGAAACAAAGATGAGTCAAGAATTTGAAAATGACGAGGCCGATTATTTATGGATTGATGTTTTCCCAATGGATGGACTTCCGGCTGACGTCAACAAGCAAAAGAGGCTTTATCGAAGAGTTACTTTTGTTCGTGAAGTTCAAATGCTAAGTTTTGCAAAGGCAAATGGACGAACGCTTGTCAAAAAGCTCGTTAAGCCACTGATAATCCCACTTGCCAAGATATATGGATTAAAACGGGCAAATAAACGATTAAATAAATTGGCTCAAACATATGATTACAGACAAACAGGTTGGATTGGTGATGTTTTGTGGGGAGAGTTTGGCAAAGAAACATTATCAGTTAAAGAATATTTCCAATCAACAACAATGAGTTTCGAGGGTCACAAGTTTGAAACAATGGCTTGCTGGGACAAATATTTAACGATGCTTTATGGAATTGATTACATGGCCATTCCACCAAAGAGCAAACGAGTTGATCATCGCTTGACGGCTTGGCTAAGGTAG